From a single Columba livia isolate bColLiv1 breed racing homer chromosome 15, bColLiv1.pat.W.v2, whole genome shotgun sequence genomic region:
- the ARHGAP17 gene encoding rho GTPase-activating protein 17 isoform X1, with protein sequence MKKQFNRMKQLANQTVGRAEKTEVLSEDLLQIERRLDTVRSVCHIAQKRLIACFQGQHSTDPDKRHKKLPLTALAQTMQEGSVQLSDETLLGKMLDTCGDAENRLAMELSQHEVQIEREVLDPLCLLTETEIPNIQKQRKQLAKLVLDWDSARGRYNQAHKTSGTNFQVHPSKIESLKEEMDEAGNKVEQCKDQLAADMYNFVSKEGEYARCFVMLLEAQADYHRKALAVIEKVLPEIQAHQDKWTEKPAFGTPLEEHLKRSGREIAVPIEACVMMLLETGMREEGLFRIAAGASKLKKLKAALDCSTSQLDEFYSDPHAVAGALKSYLRELPEPLMTYSLYEEWTQAANIQDQDKKLQELWRICNRLPKHYHANFRYLIKFLAKLAQNSDVNKMTPSNIAIVLGPNLLWAKNEGSLAEMAAATSVHVVAVIEPIIQHADWFFPGDQDFNVSGAFVAIPAVNSNHLSHTGSDHECGTLERKRPVSMTVMEGDLLKKESFGVKVVDFQATPRRCGTISRKHTSPAFQPPLPPPEAGALAQAAEQHAQAAAPEPGALGAALFSAAAAEHVPSQGSEDSSTSKPKDNASSVTPPPVRNGGHAGTVQNQPTSSTNQLSVNQPPQNAAGPSPHAMRRAVKKPAPAPPKPANPPPAQPGSQSPAPATQPPSVSPKPPARSSSPPAQHANPGAAPSSGSQVSAPRRSSSSLSPLQAPSHPPPQPPAQATPPLQPKANSQTPPAAPGSEHGPEQPCYTPPQTPTPPDTPPLGKHPTSSLASQPQPAPEPSRPHSPPQSGTLPRPRPVPKPRNRPSVPPPPHPPSQPAGEGLSANPTQTASKIVTDPNSSIREPLQTPSELLPDAASKELHNHLLLDVEDTESTAL encoded by the exons GGCTGAGAAAACGGAGGTACTCAGTGAAGACCTTTTGCAG ATCGAGAGACGTCTTGACACTGTGAGATCTGTTTGCCACATTGCACAGAAGCGATTAATTGCGTGTTTTCAGGGCCAGCACAGTACAGATCCTGATAAGAGACAT aaaaaacTCCCTCTGACAGCTCTTGCTCAGACTATGCAGGAAGGGTCCGTCCAGCTGAGCGATGAGACGCTGCTGGG GAAAATGCTGGATACCTGTGGCGATGCAGAGAACAGACTGGCTATGGAACTCTCTCAGCATGAAGTACAGATCGAAAGAGAAGTTTTAGACCCGCTGTGTCTGCTAACAGAG ACAGAGATCCCAAACattcagaagcagagaaaacagcttGCGAAGCTGGTGTTGGACTGGGATTCTGCAAGAGGAAG atATAACCAAGCCCACAAGACTTCAGGAACAAATTTTCAAGTGCATCCTTCAAAAATAGAGTCTCTTAAGGAAGAGATGGATGAAGCTGGAAATAAAGTAGAACAATGCAAG GATCAGCTGGCAGCAGACATGTATAACTTTGTGTCCAAAGAAGGGGAATATGCCAGATGTTTTGTTATG TTATTAGAAGCACAAGCAGATTACCATAGAAAAGCATTAGCAGTCATAGAAAAGGTCCTACCCGAAATTCAAGCCCATCAAG ACAAATGGACTGAAAAACCAGCTTTTGGAACTCCATTAGAAGAGCATCTCAAGCGCAGTGGCCGTGAAATTGCAGTCCCGATTGAAGCCTGTGTGATGATGCTGCTGGAAACAGGAATGAGAGAGGAG GGCTTATTCAGAATTGCTGCTGGAGCCTCCAAGTTAAAAAAGCTGAAAGCTGCCTTGGATTGTTCAACTTCCCAGCTTGATGAATTTTATTCCGATCCCCATGCTGTTGCAG GTGCCTTGAAGTCCTATTTGCGAGAGCTGCCAGAACCTCTAATGACCTACAGCCTGTATGAAGAATGGACACAAGCTGCAAA tattCAGGACCAGGATAAGAAGCTACAAGAGTTATGGAGGATTTGTAACAGATTACCGAAGCATTATCACGCGAACTTCAG gTATTTAATCAAATTTTTAGCAAAGCTTGCACAGAACAGCGATGTTAACAAAATGACACCCAGCAATATCGCAATAGTCCTGGGCCCCAACTTGTTATGGGCAAAGAATGAAGG ATCCCTTGCTGAAATGGCAGCAGCGACTTCAGTCCATGTGGTAGCAGTTATTGAGCCAATTATCCAGCACGCTGACTGGTTCTTCCCTGGAG atcaagattTCAATGTGTCTGGTGCATTTGTTGCAATTCCTGCTGTTAATTCAAATCACTTGTCACACACTGGGAGTGACCATGAATGTGGGACACTGGAACGGAAGAGGCCTGTCAGTATGACCGTGATGGAAGGGGATTTATTGAAGAAGGAAAG CTTTGGTGTGAAGGTTGTGGACTTCCAAGCGACCCCGCGGCGATGTGGCACTATAAGTAGAAAGCACACATCCCCGGCCTTCCAGCCGCCCCTGCCGCCCCCCGAGGCCGGCGCGCTGGCGCAGGCTGCGGAGCAGCACGCACAGGCGGCTGCGCCCGAACCCGGCGCGCTGGGCGCTGCGCTGTTCTCTGCTGCCGCAGCTGAACACGTGCCAAGCCAAGGCAGCGAGGACAGCAG tacCTCCAAACCTAAGGACAACGCGTCTTCAGTTACTCCTCCACCCGTGAGGAATGGTGGGCACGCGGGCACTGTGCAGAACCAGCCAACAAGTAGCACTAATCAGCTTTCTGTTAATCAGCCACCACAGAATGCGGCAGGTCCCAGTCCCCACGCAATGAGGAGAG CTGTAAAGAAGCCAGCGCCAGCACCCCCCAAGCCAGCCAACCCCCCGCCGGCACAGCCGGGCAGCCAGAGTCCTGCCCCGGCCACTCAGCCACCCTCTGTCTCTCCAAAACCACCTGCCAGAAGTTCTTCTCCTCCTGCTCAACACGCCAACCCCGGAGCAGCCCCGAGCTCCGGTTCGCAGGTCTCTGCTCCTCGGCGATCCTCCAGCAGCCTGTCCCCGCTCCAGGCTCCCAGCCAcccgcccccgcagcccccggcgcAGGCGACTCCTCCGCTGCAGCCCAAAGCAAACAGCCAGACACCTCCCGCTGCACCGGGCAGCGAGCACGGACCCGAGCAGCCCTGTTACACTCCTCCGCAGACCCCGACACCGCCCGACACCCCCCCTCTGGGAAAACACCCCACGAGTTCCCTGGCGTCACAGCCACAACCCGCTCCAGAGCCCTCCCGGCCCCACTCCCCGCCCCAGAGCGGGACGCTGCCGCGGCCACGGCCCGTCCCCAAACCCCGCAACAGACCCAGCGTGCCCCCTCCGCCTCACCCCCCCTCGCAGCCGGCCGGAGAAGGCCTTAGTGCGAATCCCACGCAAACAGCTTCCAAAATAGTGACAG ACCCTAATTCCAGTATCCGAGAACCACTTCAAACCCCTTCAGAGCTTCTTCCAGACGCAGCGAGCAAAGAACTGCACAACCACCTCCTGCTCGACGTGGAGGACACGGAAAGCACCGCCCTGTGA
- the ARHGAP17 gene encoding rho GTPase-activating protein 17 isoform X3, which translates to MKKQFNRMKQLANQTVGRAEKTEVLSEDLLQIERRLDTVRSVCHIAQKRLIACFQGQHSTDPDKRHKKLPLTALAQTMQEGSVQLSDETLLGKMLDTCGDAENRLAMELSQHEVQIEREVLDPLCLLTETEIPNIQKQRKQLAKLVLDWDSARGRYNQAHKTSGTNFQVHPSKIESLKEEMDEAGNKVEQCKDQLAADMYNFVSKEGEYARCFVMLLEAQADYHRKALAVIEKVLPEIQAHQDKWTEKPAFGTPLEEHLKRSGREIAVPIEACVMMLLETGMREEGLFRIAAGASKLKKLKAALDCSTSQLDEFYSDPHAVAGALKSYLRELPEPLMTYSLYEEWTQAANIQDQDKKLQELWRICNRLPKHYHANFRYLIKFLAKLAQNSDVNKMTPSNIAIVLGPNLLWAKNEGSLAEMAAATSVHVVAVIEPIIQHADWFFPGDQDFNVSGAFVAIPAVNSNHLSHTGSDHECGTLERKRPVSMTVMEGDLLKKESFGVKVVDFQATPRRCGTISRKHTSPAFQPPLPPPEAGALAQAAEQHAQAAAPEPGALGAALFSAAAAEHVPSQGSEDSSTSKPKDNASSVTPPPVRNGGHAGTVQNQPTSSTNQLSVNQPPQNAAGPSPHAMRRAVKKPAPAPPKPANPPPAQPGSQSPAPATQPPSVSPKPPARSSSPPAQHANPGAAPSSGSQVSAPRRSSSSLSPLQAPSHPPPQPPAQATPPLQPKANSQTPPAAPGSEHGPEQPCYTPPQTPTPPDTPPLGKHPTSSLASQPQPAPEPSRPHSPPQSGTLPRPRPVPKPRNRPSVPPPPHPPSQPAGEGLSANPTQTASKIVTDV; encoded by the exons GGCTGAGAAAACGGAGGTACTCAGTGAAGACCTTTTGCAG ATCGAGAGACGTCTTGACACTGTGAGATCTGTTTGCCACATTGCACAGAAGCGATTAATTGCGTGTTTTCAGGGCCAGCACAGTACAGATCCTGATAAGAGACAT aaaaaacTCCCTCTGACAGCTCTTGCTCAGACTATGCAGGAAGGGTCCGTCCAGCTGAGCGATGAGACGCTGCTGGG GAAAATGCTGGATACCTGTGGCGATGCAGAGAACAGACTGGCTATGGAACTCTCTCAGCATGAAGTACAGATCGAAAGAGAAGTTTTAGACCCGCTGTGTCTGCTAACAGAG ACAGAGATCCCAAACattcagaagcagagaaaacagcttGCGAAGCTGGTGTTGGACTGGGATTCTGCAAGAGGAAG atATAACCAAGCCCACAAGACTTCAGGAACAAATTTTCAAGTGCATCCTTCAAAAATAGAGTCTCTTAAGGAAGAGATGGATGAAGCTGGAAATAAAGTAGAACAATGCAAG GATCAGCTGGCAGCAGACATGTATAACTTTGTGTCCAAAGAAGGGGAATATGCCAGATGTTTTGTTATG TTATTAGAAGCACAAGCAGATTACCATAGAAAAGCATTAGCAGTCATAGAAAAGGTCCTACCCGAAATTCAAGCCCATCAAG ACAAATGGACTGAAAAACCAGCTTTTGGAACTCCATTAGAAGAGCATCTCAAGCGCAGTGGCCGTGAAATTGCAGTCCCGATTGAAGCCTGTGTGATGATGCTGCTGGAAACAGGAATGAGAGAGGAG GGCTTATTCAGAATTGCTGCTGGAGCCTCCAAGTTAAAAAAGCTGAAAGCTGCCTTGGATTGTTCAACTTCCCAGCTTGATGAATTTTATTCCGATCCCCATGCTGTTGCAG GTGCCTTGAAGTCCTATTTGCGAGAGCTGCCAGAACCTCTAATGACCTACAGCCTGTATGAAGAATGGACACAAGCTGCAAA tattCAGGACCAGGATAAGAAGCTACAAGAGTTATGGAGGATTTGTAACAGATTACCGAAGCATTATCACGCGAACTTCAG gTATTTAATCAAATTTTTAGCAAAGCTTGCACAGAACAGCGATGTTAACAAAATGACACCCAGCAATATCGCAATAGTCCTGGGCCCCAACTTGTTATGGGCAAAGAATGAAGG ATCCCTTGCTGAAATGGCAGCAGCGACTTCAGTCCATGTGGTAGCAGTTATTGAGCCAATTATCCAGCACGCTGACTGGTTCTTCCCTGGAG atcaagattTCAATGTGTCTGGTGCATTTGTTGCAATTCCTGCTGTTAATTCAAATCACTTGTCACACACTGGGAGTGACCATGAATGTGGGACACTGGAACGGAAGAGGCCTGTCAGTATGACCGTGATGGAAGGGGATTTATTGAAGAAGGAAAG CTTTGGTGTGAAGGTTGTGGACTTCCAAGCGACCCCGCGGCGATGTGGCACTATAAGTAGAAAGCACACATCCCCGGCCTTCCAGCCGCCCCTGCCGCCCCCCGAGGCCGGCGCGCTGGCGCAGGCTGCGGAGCAGCACGCACAGGCGGCTGCGCCCGAACCCGGCGCGCTGGGCGCTGCGCTGTTCTCTGCTGCCGCAGCTGAACACGTGCCAAGCCAAGGCAGCGAGGACAGCAG tacCTCCAAACCTAAGGACAACGCGTCTTCAGTTACTCCTCCACCCGTGAGGAATGGTGGGCACGCGGGCACTGTGCAGAACCAGCCAACAAGTAGCACTAATCAGCTTTCTGTTAATCAGCCACCACAGAATGCGGCAGGTCCCAGTCCCCACGCAATGAGGAGAG CTGTAAAGAAGCCAGCGCCAGCACCCCCCAAGCCAGCCAACCCCCCGCCGGCACAGCCGGGCAGCCAGAGTCCTGCCCCGGCCACTCAGCCACCCTCTGTCTCTCCAAAACCACCTGCCAGAAGTTCTTCTCCTCCTGCTCAACACGCCAACCCCGGAGCAGCCCCGAGCTCCGGTTCGCAGGTCTCTGCTCCTCGGCGATCCTCCAGCAGCCTGTCCCCGCTCCAGGCTCCCAGCCAcccgcccccgcagcccccggcgcAGGCGACTCCTCCGCTGCAGCCCAAAGCAAACAGCCAGACACCTCCCGCTGCACCGGGCAGCGAGCACGGACCCGAGCAGCCCTGTTACACTCCTCCGCAGACCCCGACACCGCCCGACACCCCCCCTCTGGGAAAACACCCCACGAGTTCCCTGGCGTCACAGCCACAACCCGCTCCAGAGCCCTCCCGGCCCCACTCCCCGCCCCAGAGCGGGACGCTGCCGCGGCCACGGCCCGTCCCCAAACCCCGCAACAGACCCAGCGTGCCCCCTCCGCCTCACCCCCCCTCGCAGCCGGCCGGAGAAGGCCTTAGTGCGAATCCCACGCAAACAGCTTCCAAAATAGTGACAG ATGTTTGA
- the ARHGAP17 gene encoding rho GTPase-activating protein 17 isoform X5, with amino-acid sequence MKKQFNRMKQLANQTVGRAEKTEVLSEDLLQIERRLDTVRSVCHIAQKRLIACFQGQHSTDPDKRHKKLPLTALAQTMQEGSVQLSDETLLGKMLDTCGDAENRLAMELSQHEVQIEREVLDPLCLLTETEIPNIQKQRKQLAKLVLDWDSARGRYNQAHKTSGTNFQVHPSKIESLKEEMDEAGNKVEQCKDQLAADMYNFVSKEGEYARCFVMLLEAQADYHRKALAVIEKVLPEIQAHQDKWTEKPAFGTPLEEHLKRSGREIAVPIEACVMMLLETGMREEGLFRIAAGASKLKKLKAALDCSTSQLDEFYSDPHAVAGALKSYLRELPEPLMTYSLYEEWTQAANIQDQDKKLQELWRICNRLPKHYHANFRYLIKFLAKLAQNSDVNKMTPSNIAIVLGPNLLWAKNEGSLAEMAAATSVHVVAVIEPIIQHADWFFPGDQDFNVSGAFVAIPAVNSNHLSHTGSDHECGTLERKRPVSMTVMEGDLLKKESTSKPKDNASSVTPPPVRNGGHAGTVQNQPTSSTNQLSVNQPPQNAAGPSPHAMRRAVKKPAPAPPKPANPPPAQPGSQSPAPATQPPSVSPKPPARSSSPPAQHANPGAAPSSGSQVSAPRRSSSSLSPLQAPSHPPPQPPAQATPPLQPKANSQTPPAAPGSEHGPEQPCYTPPQTPTPPDTPPLGKHPTSSLASQPQPAPEPSRPHSPPQSGTLPRPRPVPKPRNRPSVPPPPHPPSQPAGEGLSANPTQTASKIVTDV; translated from the exons GGCTGAGAAAACGGAGGTACTCAGTGAAGACCTTTTGCAG ATCGAGAGACGTCTTGACACTGTGAGATCTGTTTGCCACATTGCACAGAAGCGATTAATTGCGTGTTTTCAGGGCCAGCACAGTACAGATCCTGATAAGAGACAT aaaaaacTCCCTCTGACAGCTCTTGCTCAGACTATGCAGGAAGGGTCCGTCCAGCTGAGCGATGAGACGCTGCTGGG GAAAATGCTGGATACCTGTGGCGATGCAGAGAACAGACTGGCTATGGAACTCTCTCAGCATGAAGTACAGATCGAAAGAGAAGTTTTAGACCCGCTGTGTCTGCTAACAGAG ACAGAGATCCCAAACattcagaagcagagaaaacagcttGCGAAGCTGGTGTTGGACTGGGATTCTGCAAGAGGAAG atATAACCAAGCCCACAAGACTTCAGGAACAAATTTTCAAGTGCATCCTTCAAAAATAGAGTCTCTTAAGGAAGAGATGGATGAAGCTGGAAATAAAGTAGAACAATGCAAG GATCAGCTGGCAGCAGACATGTATAACTTTGTGTCCAAAGAAGGGGAATATGCCAGATGTTTTGTTATG TTATTAGAAGCACAAGCAGATTACCATAGAAAAGCATTAGCAGTCATAGAAAAGGTCCTACCCGAAATTCAAGCCCATCAAG ACAAATGGACTGAAAAACCAGCTTTTGGAACTCCATTAGAAGAGCATCTCAAGCGCAGTGGCCGTGAAATTGCAGTCCCGATTGAAGCCTGTGTGATGATGCTGCTGGAAACAGGAATGAGAGAGGAG GGCTTATTCAGAATTGCTGCTGGAGCCTCCAAGTTAAAAAAGCTGAAAGCTGCCTTGGATTGTTCAACTTCCCAGCTTGATGAATTTTATTCCGATCCCCATGCTGTTGCAG GTGCCTTGAAGTCCTATTTGCGAGAGCTGCCAGAACCTCTAATGACCTACAGCCTGTATGAAGAATGGACACAAGCTGCAAA tattCAGGACCAGGATAAGAAGCTACAAGAGTTATGGAGGATTTGTAACAGATTACCGAAGCATTATCACGCGAACTTCAG gTATTTAATCAAATTTTTAGCAAAGCTTGCACAGAACAGCGATGTTAACAAAATGACACCCAGCAATATCGCAATAGTCCTGGGCCCCAACTTGTTATGGGCAAAGAATGAAGG ATCCCTTGCTGAAATGGCAGCAGCGACTTCAGTCCATGTGGTAGCAGTTATTGAGCCAATTATCCAGCACGCTGACTGGTTCTTCCCTGGAG atcaagattTCAATGTGTCTGGTGCATTTGTTGCAATTCCTGCTGTTAATTCAAATCACTTGTCACACACTGGGAGTGACCATGAATGTGGGACACTGGAACGGAAGAGGCCTGTCAGTATGACCGTGATGGAAGGGGATTTATTGAAGAAGGAAAG tacCTCCAAACCTAAGGACAACGCGTCTTCAGTTACTCCTCCACCCGTGAGGAATGGTGGGCACGCGGGCACTGTGCAGAACCAGCCAACAAGTAGCACTAATCAGCTTTCTGTTAATCAGCCACCACAGAATGCGGCAGGTCCCAGTCCCCACGCAATGAGGAGAG CTGTAAAGAAGCCAGCGCCAGCACCCCCCAAGCCAGCCAACCCCCCGCCGGCACAGCCGGGCAGCCAGAGTCCTGCCCCGGCCACTCAGCCACCCTCTGTCTCTCCAAAACCACCTGCCAGAAGTTCTTCTCCTCCTGCTCAACACGCCAACCCCGGAGCAGCCCCGAGCTCCGGTTCGCAGGTCTCTGCTCCTCGGCGATCCTCCAGCAGCCTGTCCCCGCTCCAGGCTCCCAGCCAcccgcccccgcagcccccggcgcAGGCGACTCCTCCGCTGCAGCCCAAAGCAAACAGCCAGACACCTCCCGCTGCACCGGGCAGCGAGCACGGACCCGAGCAGCCCTGTTACACTCCTCCGCAGACCCCGACACCGCCCGACACCCCCCCTCTGGGAAAACACCCCACGAGTTCCCTGGCGTCACAGCCACAACCCGCTCCAGAGCCCTCCCGGCCCCACTCCCCGCCCCAGAGCGGGACGCTGCCGCGGCCACGGCCCGTCCCCAAACCCCGCAACAGACCCAGCGTGCCCCCTCCGCCTCACCCCCCCTCGCAGCCGGCCGGAGAAGGCCTTAGTGCGAATCCCACGCAAACAGCTTCCAAAATAGTGACAG ATGTTTGA
- the ARHGAP17 gene encoding rho GTPase-activating protein 17 isoform X4, with product MKKQFNRMKQLANQTVGRAEKTEVLSEDLLQIERRLDTVRSVCHIAQKRLIACFQGQHSTDPDKRHKKLPLTALAQTMQEGSVQLSDETLLGKMLDTCGDAENRLAMELSQHEVQIEREVLDPLCLLTETEIPNIQKQRKQLAKLVLDWDSARGRYNQAHKTSGTNFQVHPSKIESLKEEMDEAGNKVEQCKDQLAADMYNFVSKEGEYARCFVMLLEAQADYHRKALAVIEKVLPEIQAHQDKWTEKPAFGTPLEEHLKRSGREIAVPIEACVMMLLETGMREEGLFRIAAGASKLKKLKAALDCSTSQLDEFYSDPHAVAGALKSYLRELPEPLMTYSLYEEWTQAANIQDQDKKLQELWRICNRLPKHYHANFRYLIKFLAKLAQNSDVNKMTPSNIAIVLGPNLLWAKNEGSLAEMAAATSVHVVAVIEPIIQHADWFFPGDQDFNVSGAFVAIPAVNSNHLSHTGSDHECGTLERKRPVSMTVMEGDLLKKESTSKPKDNASSVTPPPVRNGGHAGTVQNQPTSSTNQLSVNQPPQNAAGPSPHAMRRAVKKPAPAPPKPANPPPAQPGSQSPAPATQPPSVSPKPPARSSSPPAQHANPGAAPSSGSQVSAPRRSSSSLSPLQAPSHPPPQPPAQATPPLQPKANSQTPPAAPGSEHGPEQPCYTPPQTPTPPDTPPLGKHPTSSLASQPQPAPEPSRPHSPPQSGTLPRPRPVPKPRNRPSVPPPPHPPSQPAGEGLSANPTQTASKIVTDPNSSIREPLQTPSELLPDAASKELHNHLLLDVEDTESTAL from the exons GGCTGAGAAAACGGAGGTACTCAGTGAAGACCTTTTGCAG ATCGAGAGACGTCTTGACACTGTGAGATCTGTTTGCCACATTGCACAGAAGCGATTAATTGCGTGTTTTCAGGGCCAGCACAGTACAGATCCTGATAAGAGACAT aaaaaacTCCCTCTGACAGCTCTTGCTCAGACTATGCAGGAAGGGTCCGTCCAGCTGAGCGATGAGACGCTGCTGGG GAAAATGCTGGATACCTGTGGCGATGCAGAGAACAGACTGGCTATGGAACTCTCTCAGCATGAAGTACAGATCGAAAGAGAAGTTTTAGACCCGCTGTGTCTGCTAACAGAG ACAGAGATCCCAAACattcagaagcagagaaaacagcttGCGAAGCTGGTGTTGGACTGGGATTCTGCAAGAGGAAG atATAACCAAGCCCACAAGACTTCAGGAACAAATTTTCAAGTGCATCCTTCAAAAATAGAGTCTCTTAAGGAAGAGATGGATGAAGCTGGAAATAAAGTAGAACAATGCAAG GATCAGCTGGCAGCAGACATGTATAACTTTGTGTCCAAAGAAGGGGAATATGCCAGATGTTTTGTTATG TTATTAGAAGCACAAGCAGATTACCATAGAAAAGCATTAGCAGTCATAGAAAAGGTCCTACCCGAAATTCAAGCCCATCAAG ACAAATGGACTGAAAAACCAGCTTTTGGAACTCCATTAGAAGAGCATCTCAAGCGCAGTGGCCGTGAAATTGCAGTCCCGATTGAAGCCTGTGTGATGATGCTGCTGGAAACAGGAATGAGAGAGGAG GGCTTATTCAGAATTGCTGCTGGAGCCTCCAAGTTAAAAAAGCTGAAAGCTGCCTTGGATTGTTCAACTTCCCAGCTTGATGAATTTTATTCCGATCCCCATGCTGTTGCAG GTGCCTTGAAGTCCTATTTGCGAGAGCTGCCAGAACCTCTAATGACCTACAGCCTGTATGAAGAATGGACACAAGCTGCAAA tattCAGGACCAGGATAAGAAGCTACAAGAGTTATGGAGGATTTGTAACAGATTACCGAAGCATTATCACGCGAACTTCAG gTATTTAATCAAATTTTTAGCAAAGCTTGCACAGAACAGCGATGTTAACAAAATGACACCCAGCAATATCGCAATAGTCCTGGGCCCCAACTTGTTATGGGCAAAGAATGAAGG ATCCCTTGCTGAAATGGCAGCAGCGACTTCAGTCCATGTGGTAGCAGTTATTGAGCCAATTATCCAGCACGCTGACTGGTTCTTCCCTGGAG atcaagattTCAATGTGTCTGGTGCATTTGTTGCAATTCCTGCTGTTAATTCAAATCACTTGTCACACACTGGGAGTGACCATGAATGTGGGACACTGGAACGGAAGAGGCCTGTCAGTATGACCGTGATGGAAGGGGATTTATTGAAGAAGGAAAG tacCTCCAAACCTAAGGACAACGCGTCTTCAGTTACTCCTCCACCCGTGAGGAATGGTGGGCACGCGGGCACTGTGCAGAACCAGCCAACAAGTAGCACTAATCAGCTTTCTGTTAATCAGCCACCACAGAATGCGGCAGGTCCCAGTCCCCACGCAATGAGGAGAG CTGTAAAGAAGCCAGCGCCAGCACCCCCCAAGCCAGCCAACCCCCCGCCGGCACAGCCGGGCAGCCAGAGTCCTGCCCCGGCCACTCAGCCACCCTCTGTCTCTCCAAAACCACCTGCCAGAAGTTCTTCTCCTCCTGCTCAACACGCCAACCCCGGAGCAGCCCCGAGCTCCGGTTCGCAGGTCTCTGCTCCTCGGCGATCCTCCAGCAGCCTGTCCCCGCTCCAGGCTCCCAGCCAcccgcccccgcagcccccggcgcAGGCGACTCCTCCGCTGCAGCCCAAAGCAAACAGCCAGACACCTCCCGCTGCACCGGGCAGCGAGCACGGACCCGAGCAGCCCTGTTACACTCCTCCGCAGACCCCGACACCGCCCGACACCCCCCCTCTGGGAAAACACCCCACGAGTTCCCTGGCGTCACAGCCACAACCCGCTCCAGAGCCCTCCCGGCCCCACTCCCCGCCCCAGAGCGGGACGCTGCCGCGGCCACGGCCCGTCCCCAAACCCCGCAACAGACCCAGCGTGCCCCCTCCGCCTCACCCCCCCTCGCAGCCGGCCGGAGAAGGCCTTAGTGCGAATCCCACGCAAACAGCTTCCAAAATAGTGACAG ACCCTAATTCCAGTATCCGAGAACCACTTCAAACCCCTTCAGAGCTTCTTCCAGACGCAGCGAGCAAAGAACTGCACAACCACCTCCTGCTCGACGTGGAGGACACGGAAAGCACCGCCCTGTGA